The Rhodopseudomonas julia DNA segment TCACAACGCCGCAAAGGCGAGTTCACCGGCGGATTCCAGCGCCAGATCGTAGGCGACCTCGCCGTCATGCTCGCCGGAATACTCAAGCCCCGTCACCTGAAACGGGCCCGTCACCGTGCCGAAATCCGGGATCACCACCTGCCAGGCGACGATCGTGCCGGCAAAGAAGATCTCGCGGATCGTCGCGTCGCTCGCCTGGTCGCGAAACACGCCGGAGCCCGAAAGCCCGGCCCGTTTCACGCCCGCGCCCTCCAGAAGCTCGCGCCAGCGCCCGGCGGAATCGGTGTTGGTGATGTCGACGCTCGCCTGGTTGAACGAAATCCGCCTGGCGCGGAGCCCGGCGACAGTCACGAATTGTCCGTCCCGCTCCAGTTTCAGGAGCAGGTCCTTGCCTTTCTGGGCACTCATGATGGGTTCTCCCGCTG contains these protein-coding regions:
- a CDS encoding phage major tail protein, TP901-1 family; translation: MSAQKGKDLLLKLERDGQFVTVAGLRARRISFNQASVDITNTDSAGRWRELLEGAGVKRAGLSGSGVFRDQASDATIREIFFAGTIVAWQVVIPDFGTVTGPFQVTGLEYSGEHDGEVAYDLALESAGELAFAAL